The proteins below come from a single Oerskovia jenensis genomic window:
- a CDS encoding beta-ketoacyl-ACP synthase III, whose amino-acid sequence MLTLTGAAGSRIVGIGHHQPEKTLTNDDIAQLVETNDEWIRSRTGIVTRHVAAEDETVADMATAAARHALQDAGVAASEVDLIIVATATARDRSPNTAGRVAYNLRTGVMPGQSTPEEEDAPDLRGVVGPVILDVNVACSGFAHALALADQAIRTGSATTALVIGAEKLTDFTDWTDRVTCILTADGAGAFVVQGTDTPGIGPVAWGSEPELTPAVLIEAPDEKFVQDGRAVFRWAITRAADRARAAVEKSGLTLDDIEVLVAHQANLRIIEPLAKALGLEDKVVVTDITESGNTSAASIPLGLSKWWHSGKIPAGVPALLIGFGGGFAWAGQVVQTPTR is encoded by the coding sequence ATGCTCACCCTCACCGGAGCCGCCGGCTCGCGCATCGTCGGGATCGGTCACCACCAGCCCGAGAAGACGCTCACCAACGACGACATCGCGCAGCTGGTCGAGACGAACGACGAGTGGATCCGGTCCCGGACGGGGATCGTGACGCGGCACGTCGCGGCCGAGGACGAGACCGTGGCCGACATGGCGACGGCTGCCGCCCGGCACGCCCTGCAGGACGCCGGGGTCGCGGCGAGCGAGGTCGACCTGATCATCGTCGCGACCGCCACGGCGCGCGACCGTTCGCCCAACACCGCGGGCCGGGTGGCGTACAACCTGCGCACGGGCGTCATGCCCGGCCAGTCCACGCCCGAGGAGGAGGACGCCCCCGACCTGCGCGGCGTCGTCGGGCCCGTGATCCTGGACGTCAATGTCGCGTGCTCGGGGTTCGCGCACGCCCTGGCGCTCGCGGACCAGGCGATCCGCACGGGCTCCGCGACCACGGCCCTCGTGATCGGCGCCGAGAAGCTCACCGACTTCACGGACTGGACCGACCGCGTGACGTGCATCCTCACGGCCGACGGCGCGGGCGCGTTCGTCGTGCAGGGCACCGACACCCCGGGGATCGGTCCGGTCGCGTGGGGCTCGGAGCCCGAGCTGACCCCGGCCGTGCTCATCGAGGCCCCGGACGAGAAGTTCGTGCAGGACGGGCGCGCGGTGTTCCGCTGGGCCATCACGCGTGCGGCGGACCGGGCGCGTGCCGCGGTCGAGAAGTCGGGCCTGACGCTCGACGACATCGAGGTGCTCGTCGCGCACCAGGCGAACCTGCGCATCATCGAGCCGCTCGCCAAGGCGCTGGGCCTCGAGGACAAGGTCGTCGTCACGGACATCACCGAGTCGGGCAACACGTCGGCCGCGAGCATCCCGCTGGGCCTGTCGAAGTGGTGGCACTCGGGCAAGATCCCGGCGGGTGTGCCCGCGCTGCTCATCGGCTTCGGTGGCGGCTTCGCGTGGGCCGGGCAGGTCGTGCAGACACCCACGCGCTGA
- a CDS encoding discoidin domain-containing protein: protein MPFSPLPTVPPPAPVPPRGRSRTRRGAGAALALAVAAAGLAVPLVPAAAADGPTLLSQGKPATASSTQSPNGYQAGEAFDGDGGSRWSSLAADPQWIQVDLGRRATIDRVELDWEGAYGKGYRIQTSDDGTSWTTLSTVTNGDGGADVLDVDGTGRYVRLLGDVRGTGYGYSLWEFRVFGEPAGGPVDPVDPTDPSGPTACLTDVTAGATATASSQQGDSTPAKAVDQNTSTRWGSVLNTTTWTGQDDEWLQVDLGEADDVCGVSILWEGAYGKDYDVQVSTDGTTWTTAAQARGQDGGTDVVTFDTTSARYVRWQGLARGTTFGYSMYEFRVLAPGASIDPTTDLFGPNVLVFDPSMPDSAIQHQIDTVFAQQEQDQFGPGRYQFLFTPGEYDVDARIGFYTSLSGVGQDPTDVTVKGGDWVDAQWFGGNATQNFWRSAENLSITPDDGMARWATSQAAPFRRIQVNGGLQLDSSAYGWSSGGYIADSNVTGVVESWTQQQWYARDSSVGEWKGGVWNMVYSGVEGTLPTAATWPTPPVTTLDTTGTVREKPYLYLDGDEWAVFVPELREGTTGTTWKDGHTAGTSIPLDDFFVAKEGDTAAEINAALAAGKNLLMTPGVYRVDQTIQVDRPGTVVLGLGYATIIPEHGGVGMHVADEDGITVAGILFDAAVTESPALFVVGDEGVHTDHSDDPIVLHDVFMRVGGAVAGKVDAAMIIHADDTIVDHVWSWRGDHGEGIGWDLNTSDYGFVVNGDDVSAYGLFVEHYQKYNTLWNGERGRTVFYQNELPYDVPDQAAWQNGDTRGWAAYKVADDVKNHEAWGLGSYSNFTSDTEENEIVVDGGFEVPQVAGVKMHHLLVVSLGGEGIFDAVINGVGPRADGPDTIPSYVDLYGGVDVTPAPALAVQATAVTRCVAGTVQLAVTATNKEGAPVDVALATPYGTKSFSQVAGGRLAAQSFNARTTSVAAGSTSVTATGTVAGKPVTTVVPATFDGRTC, encoded by the coding sequence ATGCCCTTCTCGCCCCTTCCCACCGTGCCGCCACCGGCACCCGTCCCGCCACGCGGGAGATCACGTACCCGTCGCGGCGCCGGAGCCGCCCTGGCCCTGGCCGTCGCGGCGGCAGGCCTCGCGGTCCCGCTCGTCCCCGCGGCAGCGGCCGACGGCCCCACGCTCCTGTCCCAGGGCAAGCCCGCGACGGCGTCCTCGACGCAGTCGCCCAACGGCTACCAGGCCGGCGAGGCGTTCGACGGCGACGGCGGCAGCCGCTGGTCGAGCCTGGCGGCCGACCCGCAGTGGATCCAGGTCGACCTGGGCCGGCGGGCCACGATCGACCGGGTCGAGCTCGACTGGGAGGGCGCCTACGGCAAGGGGTACCGGATCCAGACCTCCGACGACGGCACGAGCTGGACCACCCTGAGCACCGTGACGAACGGCGACGGCGGGGCGGACGTGCTCGACGTCGACGGCACCGGGCGCTACGTCCGTCTGCTCGGCGACGTCCGCGGCACGGGCTACGGCTACTCGCTGTGGGAGTTCCGCGTGTTCGGCGAGCCCGCCGGCGGACCGGTCGACCCGGTCGACCCCACGGACCCGAGCGGACCCACGGCCTGCCTGACCGACGTGACCGCGGGCGCCACCGCGACGGCCTCGTCCCAGCAGGGCGACTCGACCCCCGCCAAGGCGGTCGACCAGAACACGAGCACCCGCTGGGGCTCGGTGCTGAACACGACCACCTGGACCGGCCAGGACGACGAGTGGCTCCAGGTGGACCTGGGCGAGGCGGACGACGTCTGCGGCGTGAGCATCCTGTGGGAGGGCGCGTACGGCAAGGACTACGACGTCCAGGTCTCGACCGACGGCACCACGTGGACGACGGCCGCCCAGGCGCGCGGCCAGGACGGCGGGACCGACGTCGTCACGTTCGACACGACCTCCGCCCGGTACGTGCGGTGGCAGGGCCTGGCCCGCGGCACGACGTTCGGGTACTCGATGTACGAGTTCCGCGTGCTCGCCCCCGGCGCCTCGATCGACCCGACGACCGACCTGTTCGGCCCGAACGTCCTCGTGTTCGACCCCTCGATGCCGGACTCGGCGATCCAGCACCAGATCGACACCGTGTTCGCCCAGCAGGAGCAGGACCAGTTCGGCCCCGGCCGCTACCAGTTCCTGTTCACGCCCGGCGAGTACGACGTCGACGCCCGCATCGGCTTCTACACCTCGCTCTCGGGCGTCGGTCAGGACCCGACCGACGTGACCGTGAAGGGCGGGGACTGGGTCGACGCGCAGTGGTTCGGCGGCAACGCGACCCAGAACTTCTGGCGCTCGGCCGAGAACCTGTCGATCACCCCCGACGACGGCATGGCCCGCTGGGCCACGTCCCAGGCGGCACCGTTCCGCCGCATCCAGGTCAACGGCGGGCTCCAGCTCGACTCGTCGGCCTACGGCTGGTCCTCGGGCGGCTACATCGCCGACTCGAACGTGACCGGCGTCGTCGAGTCCTGGACGCAGCAGCAGTGGTACGCCCGCGACAGCTCGGTCGGCGAGTGGAAGGGCGGCGTCTGGAACATGGTCTACTCGGGCGTCGAAGGGACGCTGCCCACGGCCGCGACGTGGCCCACGCCCCCGGTGACGACGCTCGACACCACGGGCACCGTCCGTGAGAAGCCGTACCTCTACCTCGACGGCGACGAGTGGGCCGTGTTCGTCCCCGAGCTGCGCGAGGGCACGACCGGCACGACGTGGAAGGACGGCCACACGGCCGGCACGTCGATCCCGCTCGACGACTTCTTCGTGGCCAAGGAGGGCGACACCGCGGCCGAGATCAACGCGGCCCTGGCCGCGGGCAAGAACCTTCTCATGACCCCGGGCGTCTACCGCGTCGACCAGACGATCCAGGTCGACAGGCCCGGCACGGTCGTCCTGGGCCTGGGCTACGCGACGATCATCCCCGAGCACGGGGGCGTCGGCATGCACGTGGCCGACGAGGACGGCATCACGGTCGCGGGCATCCTGTTCGACGCCGCGGTCACCGAGTCCCCGGCGCTCTTCGTCGTCGGCGACGAGGGCGTCCACACCGACCACTCGGACGACCCGATCGTGCTCCACGACGTGTTCATGCGCGTGGGCGGGGCCGTCGCGGGCAAGGTCGACGCGGCCATGATCATCCACGCCGACGACACCATCGTCGACCACGTGTGGTCATGGCGTGGTGACCACGGCGAGGGCATCGGCTGGGACCTCAACACGTCCGACTACGGGTTCGTGGTCAACGGGGACGACGTCTCGGCGTACGGCCTGTTCGTCGAGCACTACCAGAAGTACAACACCCTGTGGAACGGCGAGCGGGGCCGGACCGTGTTCTACCAGAACGAGCTGCCGTACGACGTCCCGGACCAGGCGGCCTGGCAGAACGGCGACACCCGCGGCTGGGCCGCCTACAAGGTCGCCGACGACGTGAAGAACCACGAGGCGTGGGGCCTGGGCTCCTACTCGAACTTCACGTCCGACACCGAGGAGAACGAGATCGTCGTCGACGGCGGCTTCGAGGTCCCCCAGGTGGCCGGTGTCAAGATGCACCACCTGCTCGTCGTCTCGCTCGGCGGCGAGGGCATCTTCGACGCCGTCATCAACGGCGTCGGCCCGCGCGCCGACGGACCGGACACCATCCCGAGCTACGTCGACCTCTACGGCGGCGTCGACGTGACCCCCGCTCCGGCACTCGCCGTGCAGGCCACGGCCGTCACGCGCTGCGTGGCGGGCACGGTCCAGCTCGCGGTCACGGCGACCAACAAGGAGGGTGCCCCGGTCGACGTCGCGCTCGCGACGCCGTACGGCACCAAGTCGTTCTCCCAGGTGGCGGGCGGGCGGCTCGCGGCGCAGTCCTTCAACGCCCGGACGACGTCGGTCGCGGCGGGCAGCACCTCGGTGACCGCGACCGGCACCGTGGCCGGGAAGCCGGTCACGACCGTGGTCCCCGCGACCTTCGACGGGAGGACCTGCTGA
- a CDS encoding MarR family winged helix-turn-helix transcriptional regulator: MTLATPDTTRTPSPLGWPLTALLREWSARVDSLAEDLPDGTRCYQVLSAVVHDTPPSQAALAARLGIDRTVMTYLIDKYVDCDLVERQADPTDRRTRRIVATAKGREVLADLDARVAAAEEDLLGGLDAADRATLRRLLDRAADGASHDEDRCAVVVQGMDAASSTRARATR; this comes from the coding sequence GTGACCCTCGCGACGCCCGACACCACCCGCACCCCCAGCCCCCTCGGCTGGCCGCTCACCGCGCTCCTGCGCGAGTGGAGCGCGCGCGTCGACTCGCTCGCCGAGGACCTGCCCGACGGGACGCGCTGCTACCAGGTGCTCTCCGCCGTCGTGCACGACACCCCGCCCAGCCAGGCCGCGCTCGCAGCGCGCCTCGGCATCGACCGGACCGTCATGACCTACCTGATCGACAAGTACGTCGACTGCGACCTCGTCGAGCGGCAGGCCGACCCGACCGACCGCCGGACCCGGCGCATCGTCGCGACCGCCAAGGGGCGCGAGGTCCTCGCCGACCTCGACGCCCGCGTCGCCGCCGCCGAGGAGGACCTGCTCGGCGGCCTCGACGCCGCCGACCGCGCGACCCTGCGCCGCCTGCTCGACCGCGCCGCCGACGGCGCGAGCCACGACGAGGACCGCTGTGCCGTCGTCGTGCAGGGCATGGACGCCGCGTCCTCGACGCGGGCGCGCGCCACGCGCTAG
- a CDS encoding LLM class flavin-dependent oxidoreductase: MTDYGHDLILGTFLTPQNSDPQAPVRLAQITENAGLDLVTFQDHPYQAGFLDAWTLMTWVAAATERVHVAANVHNLPLRPPAVLARAAASLDLLSGGRFAMGLGAGAFWDAIEAMGAPRLTPGEAVTALDEAVDIIRGIWDTSDRTPLRVHGTHHQVDGAKRGPAPAHDIPIWIGAVKPRMQRLIGRKGDGWLPSLSYLQPGDLATGNAVIDEAALAAGRDPSAVRRLVNVNGKFTANRLGYLQGPVEQWVEELGDLALADGVSGFILATDDPREIQVFGEEVAPALRELVATERRSAGTAPAGRRRGALALAARRDGIDYESLPAALTERAVEPGDRAYDTVRHTYMRSGAPGIVLRPRTADEVAEAVVWAGEQGVPLAVRSAGHGISGRSTNDGGVLLDVGALDQVTVPDDGSHRVRLGAGGTWGQVAEVLSPHGLAISSGDSGGVGVGGLATTGGIGLLGRKHGLTIDHVVAAEIVTADGRVRVVDAENDPELFWALRGAGGNMGVVTWVDVEATPVTDLVYSTMVLDASDTAGLLERWAATVESAPRELTSFLHMSGARGGRGPMAQLMTVWADDDTGAAIRALEALADSAPLLDHQAVLTPYSGIVRRADAQHSGGGEPGSRSGLIEHVDQATARDLARFLDGGGAQLLQLRAVGGAVNDVAPDATAYAHRTQNFSVAAFGSRRGPGGIDGAWDELVHPHTDGLYLSFETDTRPERLREAFPEPTLSRLRQVKRQVDPTNLFSANFPIPPADA, encoded by the coding sequence ATGACGGACTACGGCCACGACCTCATCCTCGGGACCTTCCTGACCCCGCAGAACAGCGACCCGCAGGCGCCGGTGCGCCTCGCGCAGATCACCGAGAACGCGGGGCTCGACCTCGTGACCTTCCAGGACCACCCCTACCAGGCGGGCTTCCTCGACGCGTGGACCCTCATGACCTGGGTGGCCGCCGCGACCGAGCGCGTGCACGTCGCGGCCAACGTCCACAACCTGCCGCTGCGCCCGCCGGCTGTCCTGGCCCGCGCGGCCGCGAGCCTCGACCTGCTCTCGGGCGGACGCTTCGCCATGGGCCTGGGTGCGGGCGCGTTCTGGGACGCGATCGAGGCCATGGGAGCCCCGCGCCTGACACCGGGCGAGGCCGTCACGGCCCTCGACGAGGCCGTCGACATCATCCGCGGCATCTGGGACACGAGCGACCGCACACCCCTGCGCGTGCACGGCACGCACCACCAGGTCGACGGCGCCAAGCGCGGCCCGGCCCCCGCGCACGACATCCCGATCTGGATCGGTGCCGTCAAGCCGCGCATGCAGCGGCTCATCGGCCGCAAGGGCGACGGCTGGCTGCCGTCGCTGTCCTACCTCCAGCCCGGTGACCTCGCCACGGGCAACGCCGTGATCGACGAGGCCGCGCTCGCGGCCGGTCGCGACCCGAGCGCGGTGCGCCGTCTGGTCAACGTCAACGGCAAGTTCACGGCGAACCGCCTGGGCTACCTCCAGGGCCCCGTCGAGCAGTGGGTCGAGGAGCTCGGTGACCTCGCGCTCGCGGACGGGGTCTCGGGGTTCATCCTCGCGACCGACGACCCGCGCGAGATCCAGGTCTTCGGCGAGGAGGTCGCCCCGGCGCTGCGCGAGCTCGTCGCGACCGAGCGCCGGTCGGCGGGCACGGCTCCGGCCGGTCGCCGTCGCGGCGCCCTGGCGCTCGCGGCCCGCCGCGACGGGATCGACTACGAGTCGCTCCCGGCCGCGCTGACCGAGCGCGCGGTCGAGCCCGGCGACCGTGCCTACGACACGGTCCGCCACACCTACATGCGCTCGGGTGCCCCGGGCATCGTGCTGCGCCCGCGCACTGCGGACGAGGTCGCCGAGGCCGTCGTCTGGGCCGGCGAGCAGGGCGTGCCGCTCGCGGTCCGCTCGGCGGGCCACGGCATCAGCGGGCGGTCCACCAACGACGGCGGCGTGCTCCTCGACGTCGGCGCGCTCGACCAGGTCACCGTGCCCGACGACGGCTCGCACCGCGTGCGCCTGGGTGCGGGCGGGACGTGGGGCCAGGTCGCCGAGGTACTCTCCCCGCACGGCCTCGCGATCAGCTCGGGCGACTCGGGCGGCGTGGGCGTCGGCGGCCTCGCCACGACGGGAGGCATCGGCCTCCTGGGTCGCAAGCACGGCCTGACGATCGACCACGTGGTCGCCGCGGAGATCGTGACCGCGGACGGCCGGGTGCGCGTCGTCGACGCCGAGAACGACCCCGAGCTCTTCTGGGCCCTGCGCGGGGCCGGCGGCAACATGGGGGTCGTGACCTGGGTCGACGTCGAGGCGACGCCCGTGACCGACCTCGTCTACTCGACCATGGTGCTCGACGCGTCGGACACCGCGGGCCTGCTCGAACGCTGGGCCGCGACCGTCGAGTCGGCGCCGCGCGAGCTCACGAGCTTCCTGCACATGAGCGGGGCGCGCGGCGGGCGCGGCCCCATGGCCCAGCTCATGACCGTGTGGGCCGACGACGACACGGGGGCCGCGATCCGCGCGCTCGAGGCCCTCGCCGACTCGGCCCCTCTGCTCGACCACCAGGCCGTGCTGACGCCGTACTCGGGCATCGTGCGCCGGGCCGACGCCCAGCACTCGGGCGGCGGAGAGCCCGGGTCGCGCTCGGGCCTGATCGAGCACGTCGACCAGGCCACGGCCCGCGACCTCGCCCGCTTCCTCGACGGCGGCGGCGCGCAGCTCCTCCAGCTCCGCGCGGTCGGCGGGGCGGTCAACGACGTCGCGCCCGACGCGACGGCGTACGCGCACCGCACGCAGAACTTCTCCGTCGCGGCCTTCGGGTCGCGCCGCGGACCCGGCGGGATCGACGGCGCGTGGGACGAGCTCGTGCACCCGCACACCGACGGGCTCTACCTGTCGTTCGAGACCGACACCCGCCCCGAGCGCCTGCGCGAGGCGTTCCCCGAGCCGACGCTCTCGCGCCTGCGACAGGTCAAGCGTCAGGTCGACCCGACCAACCTGTTCTCGGCGAACTTCCCGATCCCGCCGGCGGACGCCTGA
- a CDS encoding carboxylesterase/lipase family protein, which produces MSADSEVADRVRVLTSKGAVEGTVVDGVERFLGVPYAAPPFRDRRFAAPRPVEPWDGVRDATRYGPTSPQSPYPGALGALLPTVRIAGEDVLHVNVFTPAERGTGLLPVLVWVHGGSLAHGSNALAGYDGTRFAQDGVVFVGINYRLGAEGFSVLDGAPRNLGLADQLAALAWVQDEVAAFGGDPRRVTLAGQSAGGNTVSAILAHPSAPDLVAHAIVQSGPLSAQPAARAGRITRAMGKDLAVPTTREGFATVLPEALVASQDRVTAGATPLTGGPGFSLCLDGDLVPRAPHDALVAGAGRTIPLLVGATTEEYRLWFVPTGLLSTFRRLHLAVARRRVGISARAVRLFRRNRPGAPTGVVLGALATDVLLRVPLQQVADARRAAGARTYVYEFAWRSPVADLGAAHAVELGFVFDGLATPDAVALAGPDAPQSLATAMHSAWVAFATTGDPGWQQWDETRPVRVFDGEQDPVVRAPRDDERAALDRR; this is translated from the coding sequence ATGAGCGCTGACAGCGAGGTCGCCGACCGGGTGCGGGTTCTGACGAGCAAGGGTGCGGTCGAGGGAACCGTCGTCGACGGCGTCGAACGGTTCCTCGGGGTGCCGTACGCGGCACCGCCGTTCCGCGACCGTCGCTTCGCCGCGCCCCGTCCGGTCGAGCCGTGGGACGGGGTACGGGACGCGACCCGCTACGGTCCCACGTCCCCGCAGTCGCCCTACCCCGGCGCGCTCGGCGCACTGCTCCCGACCGTGAGGATCGCGGGGGAGGACGTCCTGCACGTCAACGTCTTCACCCCGGCCGAGCGCGGGACGGGGCTCCTGCCCGTGCTCGTGTGGGTGCACGGCGGGTCGCTCGCGCACGGGTCGAACGCGCTCGCGGGCTACGACGGGACGCGGTTCGCGCAGGACGGTGTCGTGTTCGTCGGGATCAACTACCGGCTCGGCGCCGAGGGGTTCTCGGTGCTCGACGGCGCCCCGCGCAACCTGGGCCTGGCCGACCAGCTCGCGGCGCTGGCGTGGGTCCAGGACGAGGTCGCGGCGTTCGGCGGCGACCCGCGGCGCGTGACGCTCGCGGGCCAGTCGGCGGGCGGGAACACGGTCTCGGCGATCCTGGCCCACCCCTCGGCGCCGGACCTGGTCGCCCACGCGATCGTGCAGAGCGGCCCGCTGTCCGCGCAGCCGGCGGCCCGGGCCGGGCGCATCACGCGCGCCATGGGCAAGGACCTCGCGGTCCCGACGACGCGTGAGGGTTTCGCGACCGTCCTGCCCGAGGCGCTCGTCGCCTCGCAGGACCGCGTCACGGCCGGGGCGACCCCGCTCACGGGTGGGCCGGGGTTCTCGCTGTGTCTCGACGGCGACCTGGTTCCCCGCGCGCCCCACGACGCTCTCGTCGCGGGCGCCGGCCGGACGATCCCGCTGCTCGTGGGCGCCACGACCGAGGAGTACCGCCTGTGGTTCGTGCCCACCGGCCTGCTGAGCACGTTCCGACGGCTGCATCTCGCGGTGGCCCGTCGCAGGGTGGGGATCTCCGCGCGGGCGGTCCGCCTGTTCCGCCGCAACCGGCCCGGGGCACCGACGGGGGTGGTCCTCGGGGCGCTCGCGACCGACGTCCTGCTGCGCGTGCCGCTCCAGCAGGTCGCCGACGCCCGCAGGGCCGCGGGGGCGCGGACGTACGTGTACGAGTTCGCGTGGCGCAGCCCGGTCGCCGACCTCGGGGCGGCGCACGCCGTCGAGCTCGGCTTCGTGTTCGACGGGCTCGCGACGCCCGACGCGGTCGCGCTCGCGGGACCCGACGCCCCGCAGTCGCTCGCGACCGCGATGCACTCGGCGTGGGTCGCGTTCGCGACGACGGGCGACCCGGGCTGGCAGCAGTGGGACGAGACGCGCCCGGTGCGGGTCTTCGACGGCGAGCAGGACCCCGTGGTCCGTGCGCCGCGCGACGACGAACGCGCTGCGCTCGACCGGCGGTGA
- the bsh gene encoding choloylglycine hydrolase, producing the protein MCTGIRFSDGQDHVYLARNLDWTSGYGEQVVITPTGYAPRSPFGAVPAIRHATIGMGIVEEDTPLYFDCGNDAGLAVAGLNFPGYAAYAPGPVDGAVNVAAYEFPLWVSSQFASVDEVEAALKDVVIVDKPINDKYPSSLLHWIIADAKRAIVVEHTSEGMQVFDDDVDVLTNQPGFAWHHENLRNYLNTSPEFPQETTLGRAHLTPFGSGSHMRGIPGDYYSPSRFVRAAYVNTHYRTKGTEEENVSRAFHTLQQVAMVDGCAAMGSGEFEITIYTGLFSSRTATYYWNTYEDPAIRSVALAEHATDGEKLVLA; encoded by the coding sequence ATGTGCACGGGAATCAGGTTCTCGGACGGCCAGGACCACGTCTATCTCGCACGGAACCTCGACTGGACGAGCGGGTACGGGGAGCAGGTGGTGATCACTCCCACGGGCTACGCACCGAGGTCACCGTTCGGCGCGGTGCCCGCCATCAGGCACGCGACGATCGGCATGGGCATCGTGGAGGAGGACACGCCGCTCTACTTCGACTGCGGCAACGACGCGGGCCTGGCCGTCGCAGGGCTCAACTTCCCGGGGTACGCGGCGTACGCCCCCGGCCCCGTCGACGGCGCGGTCAACGTCGCCGCGTACGAGTTCCCCCTGTGGGTGAGCTCCCAGTTCGCGAGCGTGGACGAGGTCGAGGCGGCGCTCAAGGACGTGGTGATCGTCGACAAGCCGATCAACGACAAGTACCCGAGCTCGCTGCTCCACTGGATCATCGCCGACGCGAAGCGCGCCATCGTGGTCGAGCACACGAGCGAGGGCATGCAGGTCTTCGACGACGACGTCGACGTCCTGACGAACCAGCCCGGGTTCGCCTGGCACCACGAGAACCTGCGCAACTACCTCAACACCTCGCCCGAGTTCCCCCAGGAGACCACGCTGGGCAGGGCCCACCTCACCCCGTTCGGCTCGGGCTCGCACATGCGCGGCATCCCCGGTGACTACTACTCGCCCTCCCGGTTCGTCCGTGCCGCCTACGTCAACACCCACTACCGGACCAAGGGGACCGAGGAGGAGAACGTCTCCCGCGCCTTCCACACGCTCCAGCAGGTCGCGATGGTCGACGGGTGCGCCGCGATGGGTTCGGGCGAGTTCGAGATCACGATCTACACCGGGCTCTTCTCGTCCCGGACCGCGACCTACTACTGGAACACCTACGAGGACCCGGCGATCCGCAGCGTCGCACTGGCCGAGCACGCGACGGACGGCGAGAAGCTCGTCCTCGCCTAG
- a CDS encoding alpha/beta fold hydrolase — protein sequence MHRSHLDTDVPAAPSADLPVDRVAGRTGHNAWTVYRSAAVDAPQRPPVLLLHGVTDSGECWPGTVRHLVRTRDVLTLDARGHGGSDLPDEPFTVAALAADAARVVRAALGRPVVVVGHSMGGLTAQELALANPELVLGLVLEDPAWEVLDAEQDEGGRPVFLSPGVDEARGRPTAELAADFRRRYPQWSPEESEPWARAQQAVSPRLLEVSHEWTARDWPVAFAGGVPVVVAAGEVANGSLVPDDGARRASEALAGAVWVVRVAGAGHCVRRDAPATFLGLVDGLLGEVDPGPGSTRGDSD from the coding sequence GTGCACCGTAGCCACCTCGACACCGACGTCCCCGCCGCCCCGTCCGCCGACCTGCCTGTCGACCGGGTCGCCGGGCGCACCGGCCACAACGCCTGGACGGTGTACCGGTCGGCAGCGGTCGATGCCCCGCAGCGCCCGCCCGTCCTGCTCCTGCACGGCGTGACCGACTCGGGGGAGTGCTGGCCCGGCACGGTCCGCCACCTCGTGCGCACCCGTGACGTCCTGACGCTCGACGCCCGAGGGCACGGGGGCTCCGACCTGCCCGACGAGCCCTTCACGGTCGCGGCGCTCGCGGCCGACGCGGCCCGCGTGGTGCGCGCGGCGCTCGGGCGACCGGTGGTCGTCGTCGGGCACTCGATGGGGGGCCTGACGGCGCAGGAGCTCGCGCTGGCGAACCCCGAGCTCGTCCTCGGTCTGGTCCTGGAGGACCCAGCGTGGGAGGTCCTCGACGCCGAGCAGGACGAGGGCGGCCGCCCGGTGTTCCTTTCCCCGGGCGTCGACGAGGCCCGCGGACGCCCGACGGCGGAGCTCGCCGCGGACTTCCGTCGGCGCTACCCGCAGTGGTCGCCCGAGGAGTCGGAACCGTGGGCTCGTGCGCAGCAGGCGGTCTCGCCGCGTCTCCTGGAGGTCTCGCACGAGTGGACCGCGCGCGACTGGCCCGTCGCGTTCGCCGGGGGAGTGCCGGTCGTGGTCGCCGCGGGCGAGGTGGCGAACGGCTCGCTCGTCCCCGACGACGGGGCGCGCCGCGCGTCGGAGGCCCTGGCGGGCGCGGTCTGGGTCGTGCGCGTCGCCGGGGCGGGACACTGCGTGCGGCGGGACGCCCCGGCGACGTTCCTGGGGCTGGTCGACGGGCTGCTGGGCGAGGTCGACCCCGGCCCGGGAAGCACCCGCGGCGACAGCGACTGA
- a CDS encoding AIM24 family protein yields MRSTLMHHTEQPGEPGSFQLQNDRMLKVDLAGTGGFFYARQGSMVAYQGDVDFAYQGAGGVAKMFKKAFTGEGMSLMKVSGSGDVFLAQDADQVFVLHLEGESVTVNGANVLAFESALTWDINRVEGASMLSGGLFNTTFTGTGALAVTAYGTPVVLDVDEPTYVDMQAAVLWSTSLTSTIRKTAKLSAAIGRGSGEAYQLGLTGRGIVVVQASEGHPVPTSS; encoded by the coding sequence ATGCGCAGCACACTCATGCACCACACCGAACAGCCGGGCGAACCGGGAAGCTTCCAGCTGCAGAACGACCGCATGCTCAAGGTCGACCTCGCGGGCACGGGCGGCTTCTTCTACGCACGGCAGGGCTCGATGGTCGCCTACCAGGGTGACGTCGACTTCGCGTACCAGGGCGCGGGCGGCGTGGCCAAGATGTTCAAGAAGGCCTTCACCGGTGAAGGCATGTCCCTCATGAAGGTCTCGGGCAGCGGCGACGTCTTCCTCGCGCAGGACGCCGACCAGGTCTTCGTCCTGCACCTGGAGGGCGAGTCCGTGACGGTCAACGGGGCCAACGTGCTCGCGTTCGAGAGCGCCCTGACCTGGGACATCAACCGTGTCGAGGGCGCGTCGATGCTCAGCGGCGGACTGTTCAACACGACCTTCACGGGCACGGGGGCCCTGGCCGTGACGGCGTACGGGACGCCGGTCGTCCTCGACGTCGACGAGCCGACCTACGTCGACATGCAGGCGGCGGTCCTGTGGTCGACGTCCCTGACGTCCACGATCCGCAAGACCGCGAAGCTCTCGGCCGCGATCGGCCGCGGGTCGGGCGAGGCGTACCAGCTCGGGCTCACGGGTCGCGGCATCGTCGTCGTGCAGGCCTCCGAGGGCCACCCGGTCCCGACGTCGAGCTAG